Proteins found in one Nitrosopumilus maritimus SCM1 genomic segment:
- the bluB gene encoding 5,6-dimethylbenzimidazole synthase, translating into MEDNFTEEEKKGFYKAIYSRRDVRSHFTSRPIEDEVLSKILHAAHHAPSVGFSQPWNFILIKDIETKKKIKASFEEEKNRSSQLVEEPKRSKYLSFKLEGILESPVNLCVTYDPSKFGPFVIGRSSIPEAGLYSVCCAIQNLWLSARTEGIGLGWVSILSNETLKENLELPEHVVPVAYLCLGYVDDFAEKPDLETAGWLPRLDLKDVVYFEKWNDQQNESWNSIQKMIKENLDYA; encoded by the coding sequence TTGGAAGATAATTTTACTGAAGAAGAGAAAAAAGGATTCTACAAGGCAATTTATTCAAGAAGGGATGTAAGGTCTCATTTTACATCAAGGCCTATTGAAGATGAGGTTCTCTCAAAAATTCTTCATGCAGCACATCATGCACCATCTGTAGGATTCTCACAGCCATGGAATTTCATTCTGATAAAAGATATTGAAACAAAAAAGAAGATTAAAGCATCATTTGAAGAAGAAAAGAATCGTTCATCACAATTAGTAGAGGAGCCAAAGAGATCAAAGTATCTTTCATTCAAACTAGAAGGAATTTTAGAATCCCCGGTAAATTTGTGTGTAACATATGATCCATCAAAATTTGGCCCATTTGTGATAGGCAGATCCAGCATACCAGAAGCAGGATTGTATAGTGTATGTTGCGCAATTCAAAATTTATGGTTATCAGCCAGAACAGAAGGAATTGGTCTTGGATGGGTAAGCATTTTATCAAATGAAACACTAAAAGAAAATTTAGAATTACCAGAACATGTTGTTCCTGTAGCGTATTTGTGTTTAGGATATGTAGATGACTTTGCAGAAAAACCAGATCTTGAAACTGCTGGTTGGTTACCAAGACTTGATCTAAAAGACGTAGTATACTTTGAAAAATGGAATGACCAACAAAACGAAAGTTGGAACAGTATTCAAAAAATGATCAAAGAAAATCTTGACTACGCTTAA
- a CDS encoding NADPH-dependent FMN reductase, with product MKVVVISGSPRKNANTQIIMKYVYEYTKSKNQDVKLINLSDGQIECYRGPEEEYNQATKDAAKDIMEADVWLIGSPIYNSFFSSALKNLFEYINYKETAGKVAGMAILAAGNIGFIDVQTLITQLLSYFRVITNPKAVFLTTESINENNISEDGQTRLKEMVDETLKMAEKLED from the coding sequence ATGAAAGTTGTAGTAATTTCTGGTAGTCCAAGAAAAAATGCAAATACACAGATTATAATGAAATATGTTTACGAATACACAAAATCAAAGAATCAAGATGTTAAACTCATCAATTTATCTGACGGACAAATTGAATGCTATAGAGGTCCTGAAGAAGAATATAATCAAGCAACAAAAGATGCTGCTAAAGACATTATGGAGGCAGATGTATGGCTAATTGGTTCCCCAATTTACAATTCATTTTTCAGTTCTGCGCTCAAAAACTTGTTTGAATATATCAATTACAAGGAAACTGCAGGAAAGGTTGCAGGAATGGCAATTTTGGCTGCAGGAAATATAGGGTTCATTGATGTTCAAACATTAATCACTCAGTTATTGTCATACTTCAGAGTAATCACAAATCCAAAAGCCGTTTTCTTAACTACAGAATCAATAAATGAAAATAATATTTCAGAAGATGGACAAACTAGACTAAAAGAAATGGTTGATGAGACTTTGAAAATGGCAGAAAAACTAGAAGATTAA